The Rhineura floridana isolate rRhiFlo1 chromosome 10, rRhiFlo1.hap2, whole genome shotgun sequence genome includes a region encoding these proteins:
- the FZD8 gene encoding frizzled-8: MERSYLWAIALLPLFLPAWSPQQRSNCAASAASAGAAAASSSASSSSSSSAASASASSAKELSCQEITVPLCKGIGYNYTYMPNQFNHDTQDEAGLEVHQFWPLVEIQCSADLRFFLCSMYTPICLEDYKKPLPPCRSVCERAKAGCAPLMRQYGFAWPDRMRCDRLPEQGNPDTLCMDYNRTDLTTAAPPPPQQPKPPHRKPGGAGAAWSPGAAVPPPPPPPAEPPLRKARPPAPCEPGCQCRAPMVSVSSERHPLYNRVKTGHIANCALPCHNPYFSPDERAFTAFWIGLWSILCFISTFATVSTFLIDMERFKYPERPIIFLAACYLFVSLGYLVRLVAGHEKVACSGGAAAGAVPAGTAGGAAGAAVGGRGAAGGAAELQPELAVAEHVRYESTGPALCTVVFLLVYFFGMASSIWWVILSLTWFLAAGMKWGNEAIAGYAQYFHLAAWLVPSVKSIAVLALSSVDGDPVAGICYVGNQSLENLRGFVLAPLLIYLAIGSMFLLAGFVSLFRIRSVIKQQGGPTKTHKLEKLMIRLGLFTVLYTVPAASVVACLFYEQHNRPRWEATHNCPCLRDQQPDQARRPDYAVFMLKYFMCLVVGITSGVWVWSGKTLESWKALCTRCCWASKGTAAAVAAGSVGTGGGGGALVTAAAVGGLGGGAGSMYSDVSTGLTWRSGTASSVSYPKQMPLSQV; the protein is encoded by the coding sequence ATGGAGCGGAGCTACCTGTGGGCCATCGCTCTCCTCCCGCTCTTCCTGCCTGCTTGGTCCCCGCAGCAGCGCTCTAACTGCGCCGCCTCGGCCGCTTCTGCTGGCGCCGCCGCCGCCTCGTCGTCTGCCTCGTCGTCGTCGTCTTCTTCGGCGGCGTCCGCCTCCGCCTCGTCGGCCAAGGAGCTCTCCTGCCAGGAGATCACGGTGCCGCTGTGCAAAGGCATCGGCTACAACTACACCTACATGCCCAACCAGTTCAACCACGACACGCAGGACGAGGCGGGGCTGGAGGTGCACCAGTTCTGGCCTCTGGTGGAGATCCAGTGCTCGGCGGACCTGCGCTTCTTCCTGTGCAGCATGTACACGCCCATCTGCCTGGAGGACTACAAGAAGCCGCTGCCGCCCTGCCGCAGCGTCTGCGAGCGGGCCAAGGCCGGCTGCGCGCCCCTCATGCGCCAGTACGGCTTCGCCTGGCCCGACCGCATGCGCTGCGACCGCCTGCCCGAGCAAGGCAACCCGGACACACTTTGCATGGACTACAACCGCACGGATCTCACCACGgccgcgccgccgccgccgcagcaGCCCAAGCCCCCGCACCGCAAGCCCGGAGGAGCCGGAGCCGCTTGGAGCCCCGGCGCTGctgtgccgccgccgccaccaccgccgGCCGAGCCTCCCCTGCGCAAGGCCCGCCCGCCGGCCCCCTGCGAGCCGGGGTGCCAGTGCCGGGCGCCGATGGTGTCGGTCTCCAGCGAGCGCCACCCGCTCTACAACCGGGTCAAGACAGGCCACATTGCCAACTGCGCCCTCCCCTGCCATAACCCTTACTTTAGCCCGGACGAGCGGGCCTTCACCGCCTTCTGGATCGGCCTGTGGTCCATTCTTTGCTTCATCTCCACCTTCGCCACTGTCTCCACTTTCCTTATCGACATGGAGCGCTTCAAGTATCCGGAGAGGCCCATCATCTTCCTGGCTGCCTGCTACCTCTTCGTCTCCTTGGGCTACCTGGTGCGCCTGGTGGCCGGCCATGAGAAAGTGGCTTGCAGCGGCGGGGCAGCTGCAGGAGCAGTGCCGGCCGGCACCGCCGGGGGCGCCGCAGGAGCAGCTGTGGGAGGGCGTGGGGCAGCAGGGGGTGCCGCTGAGCTTCAGCCAGAACTAGCTGTGGCTGAGCACGTGCGCTATGAGAGCACTGGCCCTGCCCTGTGCACCGTGGTCTTCTTGTTGGTCTACTTCTTCGGTATGGCCAGCTCCATCTGGTGGGTCATCCTGTCGCTCACCTGGTTTCTTGCGGCTGGCATGAAATGGGGCAACGAAGCCATTGCGGGCTATGCGCAGTACTTCCACCTGGCCGCTTGGTTGGTGCCCAGTGTCAAGTCCATTGCTGTGCTGGCACTCAGTTCAGTAGACGGGGACCCCGTGGCGGGCATCTGCTATGTGGGCAACCAGAGCCTGGAGAACTTGCGTGGCTTTGTGCTGGCCCCCTTGCTCATCTACCTGGCCATCGGGTCCATGTTCTTGCTGGCCGGCTTTGTCTCGCTTTTCCGCATCCGGAGTGTCATCAAGCAGCAAGGGGGCCCCACCAAGACGCACAAGCTGGAGAAGCTCATGATCCGCCTGGGCCTTTTCACAGTCCTCTACACAGTGCCGGCGGCCAGCGTGGTCGCCTGCCTTTTCTACGAACAGCACAACCGCCCCCGCTGGGAGGCCACTCACAACTGCCCCTGCCTACGGGACCAGCAGCCCGATCAGGCTCGCCGCCCAGACTATGCGGTCTTTATGCTCAAGTACTTTATGTGCCTCGTGGTGGGCATTACGTCTGGAGTGTGGGTCTGGTCTGGGAAGACTCTGGAGTCCTGGAAGGCCCTCTGCACCCGTTGCTGCTGGGCCAGCAAGGGGACTGCCGCTGCAGTGGCGGCTGGGAGCGTTGGAACTGGGGGCGGTGGTGGGGCCCTGGTGACTGCTGCTGCGGTGGGGGGGCTGGGAGGTGGGGCGGGGTCCATGTACAGTGACGTCAGCACTGGTTTGACATGGAGGTCGGGCACCGCCAGCTCAGTTTCGTACCCGAAACAAATGCCCTTGTCCCAGGTGTAA